A window of Bacteroidota bacterium contains these coding sequences:
- a CDS encoding class I SAM-dependent methyltransferase has protein sequence MERNYWEKIAPDYNEEIFDVLANDSKGIIRKIIRRFASKQKTVIDIGCAIGKWLPILSPAFKKVYAIDISQKNLDIAADLYPDFKNVKYERIDMSDKRSKIPKCDFAICINAILTGTQHKRNIFFSNLQKCVKKNGDIILVIPSLESSMLTSIINQRWDPDKDAGIAIQKKKEKLQLQNLLQGNASIDGVSHKHYLKEELELLLSNEGFVTEEFHKIEYEWDTEFHKPPKWLKEPKPWDWMVLARKR, from the coding sequence ATGGAAAGAAATTACTGGGAAAAAATTGCGCCGGATTATAATGAAGAGATCTTTGATGTGCTGGCTAATGACAGCAAAGGAATTATTCGTAAAATAATCCGACGCTTTGCATCAAAACAAAAAACAGTAATTGATATAGGATGTGCTATTGGGAAATGGCTGCCTATCCTCTCTCCTGCTTTTAAAAAAGTATATGCAATAGATATCTCACAAAAGAACCTTGATATTGCTGCGGACCTATACCCTGATTTTAAGAATGTAAAATATGAACGCATTGATATGTCAGATAAAAGATCAAAAATTCCAAAATGTGATTTCGCCATCTGCATCAATGCAATACTTACAGGTACCCAGCATAAACGAAATATTTTTTTTAGCAATCTGCAAAAATGTGTAAAGAAGAATGGTGATATCATTCTTGTTATTCCTTCCCTGGAATCATCAATGCTAACTTCTATTATCAACCAGCGATGGGATCCTGATAAAGATGCCGGTATAGCAATTCAAAAGAAAAAAGAAAAACTTCAGTTGCAAAATTTGCTGCAAGGCAATGCAAGCATAGATGGCGTATCGCATAAACATTATTTAAAAGAAGAGCTGGAATTGTTGTTGAGCAATGAAGGATTTGTAACAGAAGAATTTCATAAAATAGAATATGAATGGGATACTGAATTTCATAAACCTCCCAAATGGTTGAAAGAGCCCAAACCATGGGATTGGATGGTGCTTGCAAGGAAAAGGTGA
- a CDS encoding catechol 1,2-dioxygenase yields the protein MKRRKFIEDSTLIALSVGVFGKIKWNGQSYVGVDPTTTDILGPFYRPGAPFKTDLVQAGTKGEIMHFSGTVFGKDGKVLKGALVEIWHCDENGVYDNTSDDYVYRSSFKTGADGKYNFKSIYPVPYAAGPTLIRPAHIHLRISAAGVQDLVTQVYFKGDKHIAGDISAKDPSALNRILDMTKNTKNEKVVKFDVYLKEEYILEATAFKKIEGLYEMSDKSMIEFYKDGDQLFAKINGQIMEAMDYKGDNSFAGAIDYVKAKFELLSGGGAKVKVIIKDDKPIEITGTKLLKYPG from the coding sequence ATGAAACGCAGAAAATTTATTGAAGACTCAACTTTGATCGCATTAAGCGTTGGAGTATTTGGAAAAATAAAATGGAATGGCCAATCCTATGTAGGCGTCGATCCAACCACAACAGATATTCTCGGACCATTCTACAGACCCGGTGCTCCTTTTAAAACTGATCTTGTACAAGCTGGAACTAAAGGAGAGATAATGCATTTTAGTGGTACCGTTTTCGGAAAAGATGGCAAGGTGCTAAAAGGTGCATTAGTAGAAATATGGCATTGTGATGAGAATGGCGTTTATGATAACACTTCGGATGATTATGTTTATCGTTCTTCTTTTAAAACCGGTGCTGATGGAAAATATAATTTCAAAAGTATCTATCCTGTGCCTTATGCAGCAGGACCAACGCTTATCAGACCTGCTCATATTCACCTGAGGATTTCTGCTGCTGGTGTACAAGACCTGGTAACACAAGTTTATTTCAAAGGTGATAAACATATTGCTGGAGATATAAGTGCAAAAGATCCATCAGCATTGAATCGGATTTTGGACATGACAAAGAATACAAAGAATGAGAAAGTAGTAAAGTTTGATGTTTATCTGAAAGAAGAATACATACTTGAAGCAACAGCTTTCAAAAAAATTGAAGGGTTGTATGAAATGAGTGATAAATCGATGATCGAATTTTATAAAGACGGTGACCAGCTTTTTGCAAAAATAAATGGACAGATAATGGAGGCAATGGATTATAAAGGCGATAATAGTTTTGCAGGAGCTATTGATTACGTTAAAGCGAAATTTGAATTACTCAGTGGTGGAGGTGCCAAAGTAAAAGTTATAATTAAGGATGATAAGCCTATTGAAATAACAGGAACAAAGTTGCTAAAATACCCGGGTTAA
- the topA gene encoding type I DNA topoisomerase, with product MAKNLLIVESPAKAKTIEKILGSDFQVKSCFGHIRDLQKAGMGIDLEKGYKPTYIVPDEKMKVVNELKSLAKKSNEVWLATDEDREGEAISWHLCEVLGLDPKKTKRIVFHEITKPAILAAVGNPRTVDMNLVMAQQARRVLDRIVGFELSPVLWRKISMRNNLSAGRVQSVAVRLIAEREREINAFSATSTFKIEGVFTAKDMSDRPVNFSAEAKKQNTAEDAEQFLKSCAGADYKVVDVTVRPGKKSPAPPFTTSTLQQEASRKLGYSVSRTMLLAQKLYESGKITYMRTDSVSLSNTALGDLTNTIKSMYGEEYHQFRKFKNKNESAQEAHEAIRPTYMENTTIEDFDCKKLYDLIWKRTMACQMADAETEKTTAKIEISTNKEELTAAGEVLKFDGFLKVYREDRDEDDLAEDEQEGMLPPLNVGQQLPFIEMKATERFSRPAPRYTEASLVKKLEELGIGRPSTYAPTISTIQKREYVEKREKEGVKRDYRVFLLKNDKVNMVTESENTGAEKSKLFPTDLGLVVTDFLKQYFDDIMDYGFTARIEEEFDEVAEGKIKWNKMIDEFYLPFKKDVDKTIETAERAHGERELGMDPESGKRVVARMGRYGPMIQIGEADETEKPKFAKIPNGMSIETITFEEAMKLFSIQGVLGQYEEKDVSVGVGPYGPYAKWGDEYVSIPKGTNLQEVDFERAVGFIKLKQIADAPIAQYNDKPVTKGKGRFGPYIKYEGMFINVPRRYNHDNLSDADIKELVDAKLKKEENRYIHNWPDEKISVENARWGPIIKLKKKQIKLPRKVDQSKYTADELKAMSIDDVKSLILSIDPNAFGKKKASKAAAKKATTPVKKKAAKKK from the coding sequence ATGGCGAAAAACCTATTAATAGTTGAGAGCCCTGCGAAAGCTAAAACCATTGAAAAGATCCTCGGAAGTGATTTTCAGGTAAAAAGCTGTTTTGGCCATATCCGGGATCTGCAAAAAGCCGGAATGGGCATTGATCTTGAAAAAGGATATAAACCTACCTACATAGTTCCGGATGAAAAAATGAAGGTTGTCAACGAGTTAAAGAGTTTGGCGAAAAAAAGCAATGAAGTGTGGTTGGCAACGGATGAGGACCGTGAAGGAGAAGCAATAAGCTGGCATTTATGCGAGGTACTCGGTCTTGACCCCAAAAAAACAAAGCGGATCGTCTTTCATGAAATCACCAAGCCTGCAATTTTAGCTGCGGTTGGAAATCCCCGGACAGTTGATATGAACCTGGTAATGGCGCAACAAGCTCGTCGTGTACTCGACAGAATTGTTGGCTTTGAATTAAGTCCTGTTTTATGGAGAAAGATAAGTATGCGGAATAACCTGAGTGCAGGCCGTGTGCAAAGTGTTGCTGTTCGATTGATCGCTGAACGGGAAAGAGAGATCAATGCATTTAGTGCTACCAGTACTTTTAAGATCGAAGGAGTGTTTACTGCCAAGGATATGTCTGACAGGCCGGTTAATTTTTCTGCTGAAGCAAAAAAACAAAATACGGCTGAGGATGCAGAGCAGTTTTTGAAATCATGCGCCGGCGCTGATTATAAAGTGGTGGATGTAACAGTAAGGCCCGGAAAAAAATCACCTGCTCCCCCATTTACTACTTCAACATTACAACAGGAAGCATCAAGAAAATTAGGATATAGCGTAAGTCGTACCATGTTGCTTGCACAAAAACTGTATGAAAGCGGTAAGATAACTTATATGCGAACAGATAGTGTGAGCCTGAGTAATACTGCACTCGGTGATCTGACCAATACGATCAAAAGCATGTACGGTGAAGAATATCACCAGTTCCGCAAGTTCAAAAACAAAAATGAAAGTGCACAAGAGGCGCATGAAGCTATTCGTCCTACTTATATGGAGAATACAACCATAGAGGATTTTGATTGTAAAAAACTCTATGACCTGATCTGGAAAAGAACAATGGCCTGCCAGATGGCTGATGCAGAAACAGAAAAGACAACTGCGAAAATTGAGATCTCAACCAATAAAGAAGAACTGACTGCAGCAGGTGAAGTATTGAAGTTTGATGGATTCTTAAAAGTATATCGTGAAGATCGTGATGAAGATGACCTGGCAGAAGATGAACAGGAAGGAATGTTGCCACCACTCAATGTAGGACAGCAATTGCCTTTTATTGAAATGAAAGCAACTGAACGTTTCAGTCGTCCTGCACCAAGATATACCGAAGCATCGCTGGTAAAAAAATTAGAAGAGCTGGGTATTGGCCGTCCATCTACATATGCGCCTACTATTTCTACTATTCAGAAAAGAGAGTATGTAGAGAAGCGGGAGAAAGAAGGTGTGAAAAGAGATTACCGTGTATTTCTGTTGAAGAATGATAAAGTGAATATGGTGACGGAAAGTGAAAACACCGGCGCCGAAAAATCGAAGCTGTTTCCTACTGACCTGGGATTGGTAGTTACTGATTTTTTGAAACAGTATTTTGATGATATCATGGATTATGGTTTTACAGCAAGAATTGAAGAAGAGTTTGATGAAGTAGCCGAAGGAAAAATAAAATGGAACAAGATGATCGATGAGTTTTATCTGCCTTTTAAAAAAGATGTAGATAAGACCATTGAAACAGCAGAACGGGCACATGGTGAAAGAGAATTGGGAATGGATCCCGAATCAGGAAAGAGAGTGGTAGCAAGAATGGGCCGCTATGGACCGATGATCCAGATCGGTGAAGCAGATGAAACAGAGAAACCAAAGTTTGCTAAAATACCCAATGGGATGAGTATTGAAACGATCACGTTTGAAGAAGCGATGAAGTTGTTTTCAATACAGGGCGTACTGGGACAATATGAAGAGAAGGATGTATCAGTAGGTGTCGGTCCTTATGGTCCTTATGCAAAATGGGGTGATGAGTATGTTTCTATTCCGAAGGGAACTAATTTACAGGAAGTGGATTTTGAAAGAGCAGTTGGTTTTATCAAACTAAAGCAGATCGCTGATGCACCGATTGCACAATATAATGATAAGCCGGTAACAAAAGGCAAAGGAAGATTTGGCCCTTACATTAAATACGAAGGCATGTTCATTAATGTGCCCCGCCGGTATAATCACGATAACCTGAGTGATGCTGATATAAAAGAACTGGTAGATGCAAAACTAAAGAAAGAAGAAAACCGCTACATACATAACTGGCCCGATGAAAAGATCTCTGTAGAAAATGCAAGATGGGGGCCAATCATCAAGCTGAAGAAGAAACAGATAAAGCTGCCACGTAAAGTGGATCAAAGTAAATACACGGCCGATGAACTAAAGGCAATGAGTATTGATGATGTAAAGAGTCTTATACTATCTATCGACCCGAATGCTTTTGGCAAGAAGAAGGCATCTAAGGCAGCTGCGAAGAAAGCTACAACTCCTGTAAAGAAAAAAGCTGCAAAGAAAAAATAA